Proteins found in one Oncorhynchus tshawytscha isolate Ot180627B linkage group LG25, Otsh_v2.0, whole genome shotgun sequence genomic segment:
- the luc7l gene encoding putative RNA-binding protein Luc7-like 1, translated as MSAQAQMRALLDQLMGTARDGDETRQRVKFTDERVCKSHLLNCCPHDILSGTRMDLGECAKTHDLALRADYEIASKERDLFFELDAVDHLESFIADCDRRTELAKKRLVETQDEISAEVAEKAETVHELNEEIGKLLAKAEQLGAEGNVDEAQKVLQEVEKVRSRKRDAEEEYRNSMPASSFQQQKLRVCEVCSAYLGLHDNDRRLADHFGGKLHLGFIQIREKLEALKKTVLEKQEKRNQDRLKRREEREKEERMKKRTKSRSRERSREHRRSSSRDRRRRRSRSSSREKRRSSRSRSRDRERRRRHRSRSRSKGARHSHEPSSRHKSSRDRDRSSRERSRERSKKRGSSERRQDSRDQNGRTESRRAEVRDRDL; from the exons ATGTCGGCCCAAGCTCAAATGAGAGCTTTGCTCGATCAACTAATGGGGACTGCGAGGGACG GGGATGAGACGCGGCAGAGGGTCAAATTCACTGATGAGAGGGTCTGCAAAAGCCATCTCCTGAACTGCTGTCCCCACGACATCCTCTCCGGAACT CGTATGGATCTGGGAGAATGTGCGAAGACCCACGACCTGGCACTCCGGGCCGACTATGAAATTGCCTCCAAGGAGAGAGACCTCTTCTTTGAGCTTGAC GCTGTGGATCACCTGGAGTCTTTCATTGCCGACTGCGACCGGAGAACAGAGTTGGCCAAGAAACGACTGGTTGAGACCCAAGACGAGATCAGTGCTGAGGTGGCTGAAAAG GCAGAGACGGTTCACGAGCTGAACGAGGAGATTGGGAAGCTCCTGGCCAAGGCAGAGCAGCTGGGTGCCGAGGGGAATGTGGATGAGGCCCAGAAGGTcctacaggaagtggagaaagttCGCAGCAGGAAGAGGGATgctgag GAGGAATACAGAAACTCCATGCCTGCCTCCAGTTTCCAGCAGCAGAAGCTTCGTGTCTGTGAAGTGTGCTCGGCCTACCTGGGTCTCCACGACAACGACCGTCGCCTGGCCGACCACTTTGGCGGGAAGCTGCATCTGGGCTTCATCCAGATCAGGGAGAAACTGGAAGCCCTGAAG AAAACCGTCCTGGAGAAGCAGGAGAAGAGGAACCAGGACCGcctgaagaggagagaagagagagagaaggaggagaggatgaagaagag GACCAAATCACGGAGCAGGGAACGGAGCAGGGAACATAGAAG GTCCAGCTCTCGCGACCGTAGGAGACGCCGTTCGCGTTCCTCGTCTCGGGAGAAGCGGCGTTCCTCCCGCTCGCGCTCCAGGGACCGTGAGAGGAGGCGACGCCACCGCAGCCGATCCCGCAGCAAGGGCGCCCGCCACAGCCACGAGCCCAGCTCCCGACACAA GTCGTCCAGGGATCGCGATCGCTCCTCCAGAGAACGTTCACGGGAGCGAAGCAAGAAGAGGGGATCCTCGGAGCGGCGGCAGGACAGCAGGGATCAGAACGGGAGAACAGAATCCCGCCGGGCGGAGGTCAGGGATAGAGACCTTTGA